One window of the Haloarcula halobia genome contains the following:
- the leuS gene encoding leucine--tRNA ligase: MTTTGEERERGFDHSAIEPAWQAAWEEADVFRIDDDAEDPEYVLAMFPYTSGSLHMGHVRNYTITDAFARFERMRGENVLHPMGWDSFGLPAENAAEERDTNPREWTMQCIDSMKAQLTDMGFGYDWEREVTTCEPEYYRWNQWLFTQFREAGLVERQASELNWCPSCETVLADEQVEGEAELCWRCDSPIEHREMDQWFLTITDYAEELLEALENLEGWPNNVREMQRNWIGKQEGASVAFEIPGYGDVDIFTTRLDTIYGATFFSLAPGHPVAQEIAEDNEDVAEYIHMAEHADEDDLDVTSGVFTGEYAVNPATGEEIPVYVADYVLTDVGTGALYAVPAHDERDHEFAEHHDIDIVQVVEPTEDADVDAEDVDVQEAAYPEDGLLVNSGEFDGLHSEEARDRFVEAFDGEHRTEYNLRDWGISRQRYWGTPIPMVHCEECGYVPVPDEDLPVELPEFIHTTGNPLDAAEAWKQTECPDCGEPAERETDTMDTFVDSSWYFLRYTSPDLADAPFDTERASDWMPVDQYVGGIEHAVMHLLYARFFTKVLDDIDLLSGIREPFSNLTNQGMVLGEDGHKMSKSRGNGVSPQRIVDEYGADTARLFIMEAAQPEKELAWSAEEVQAAHSFLQNVYTLAEAYVEGDIETSSDAGSDDDERADIAAYVAREIDATAARASEEYEQFRFNHAMQALRELVSLLRRYQDATTPDAETLERGIRVAAKLLAPVAPHVAEEVWDLLGNDGLLAEADWPDGEVPADYDVGRRLVENTREDVRDIVDTVGIEDPQRITLAVAPQWKHRVVELARDADGNVVGTVMQDEDLRQHGEAAADFAKEIAGRAQSLDEHLDPAGELAALRRATWLVEREFDAEVVVQSAEAADDDLVKKAAPGRPGIDIEA; this comes from the coding sequence ATGACCACGACTGGCGAGGAGCGCGAGCGTGGGTTCGACCACTCGGCGATCGAACCCGCCTGGCAGGCCGCCTGGGAGGAGGCCGACGTGTTCCGCATCGACGACGACGCCGAGGACCCGGAGTACGTGCTGGCGATGTTCCCGTACACCTCGGGGAGTCTCCACATGGGACACGTCCGGAACTACACCATCACGGACGCGTTCGCTCGCTTCGAGCGGATGCGCGGCGAGAACGTCCTGCACCCGATGGGGTGGGACTCGTTTGGCCTCCCAGCCGAGAACGCTGCCGAGGAGCGGGACACCAACCCCCGCGAGTGGACCATGCAGTGTATCGACTCGATGAAGGCACAGCTGACCGACATGGGCTTTGGCTACGACTGGGAGCGGGAGGTGACCACCTGCGAACCCGAGTACTACCGCTGGAACCAGTGGCTGTTCACGCAGTTCCGCGAGGCCGGCCTGGTCGAGCGCCAGGCCTCGGAGCTGAACTGGTGTCCCTCCTGCGAGACCGTCCTGGCCGACGAGCAGGTCGAAGGCGAGGCCGAACTGTGCTGGCGGTGTGACTCCCCCATCGAGCACCGCGAGATGGACCAGTGGTTCCTCACCATCACCGACTACGCCGAGGAGTTGCTCGAGGCGCTCGAGAATCTGGAGGGCTGGCCCAACAACGTCCGGGAGATGCAGCGCAACTGGATCGGCAAGCAGGAGGGCGCCAGCGTCGCCTTCGAGATCCCCGGCTACGGCGACGTGGACATCTTCACGACCCGCCTGGACACCATCTACGGGGCCACCTTCTTCTCGCTGGCTCCCGGTCATCCCGTCGCCCAGGAAATCGCCGAGGACAACGAGGACGTCGCGGAGTACATCCACATGGCCGAGCACGCCGACGAGGACGACCTGGACGTCACCTCGGGCGTGTTCACCGGCGAGTACGCCGTCAACCCCGCGACGGGCGAGGAGATTCCGGTCTACGTCGCCGACTACGTCCTGACCGACGTGGGCACGGGCGCACTCTACGCCGTACCGGCCCACGACGAGCGCGACCACGAGTTCGCCGAGCACCACGACATCGACATCGTACAGGTCGTCGAACCCACCGAGGACGCCGACGTCGACGCCGAGGACGTCGACGTCCAGGAGGCCGCCTACCCTGAGGATGGCCTGCTCGTCAACAGCGGCGAGTTCGACGGTCTCCACAGCGAGGAGGCTCGGGACCGCTTCGTCGAGGCGTTCGACGGCGAGCACCGCACCGAGTACAACCTGCGCGACTGGGGCATCTCCCGCCAGCGCTACTGGGGGACGCCGATCCCGATGGTCCACTGCGAGGAGTGTGGCTACGTCCCGGTTCCCGACGAGGACCTGCCCGTCGAACTGCCGGAGTTCATCCACACGACGGGCAATCCCCTCGATGCGGCCGAGGCGTGGAAGCAGACCGAGTGTCCGGACTGTGGCGAACCCGCCGAGCGCGAGACGGACACGATGGACACGTTCGTCGACTCCTCGTGGTACTTCCTGCGCTACACCTCGCCGGACCTCGCGGACGCCCCGTTCGACACCGAGCGGGCCTCCGACTGGATGCCCGTCGACCAGTACGTCGGCGGCATCGAGCACGCCGTGATGCACCTGCTCTACGCCCGCTTTTTCACGAAGGTGCTCGACGACATCGACCTGCTCTCCGGGATCCGCGAGCCCTTCTCGAACCTCACGAACCAGGGGATGGTGCTGGGCGAGGACGGTCACAAGATGTCCAAGAGCCGCGGCAACGGCGTCTCGCCCCAGCGCATCGTCGACGAGTACGGGGCCGACACCGCCCGCCTGTTCATCATGGAGGCCGCCCAGCCGGAGAAGGAACTGGCCTGGAGTGCCGAGGAGGTCCAGGCGGCCCACTCGTTCCTCCAGAACGTCTACACGCTGGCCGAAGCCTACGTCGAGGGCGACATAGAGACGAGTAGCGACGCCGGGAGCGACGACGACGAGCGCGCGGACATCGCGGCCTACGTCGCCCGCGAGATCGACGCGACAGCCGCGCGAGCGAGCGAGGAGTACGAGCAGTTCCGGTTCAACCACGCCATGCAGGCGCTGCGCGAACTGGTGTCGCTGCTGCGGCGCTACCAGGACGCGACCACGCCGGACGCCGAGACCCTCGAACGCGGGATTCGCGTCGCCGCGAAACTCCTCGCGCCGGTCGCTCCCCACGTCGCCGAAGAGGTGTGGGACCTGCTGGGCAACGACGGTCTGCTGGCGGAGGCCGACTGGCCCGACGGCGAGGTGCCCGCCGACTACGACGTCGGCCGGCGCCTGGTCGAGAACACCCGCGAGGACGTCCGGGACATCGTCGACACCGTCGGCATCGAGGACCCCCAGCGCATCACGCTCGCCGTCGCCCCGCAGTGGAAGCACCGCGTGGTCGAACTCGCCAGGGACGCCGACGGCAACGTCGTCGGCACCGTCATGCAGGACGAGGACCTGCGCCAGCACGGCGAGGCGGCCGCCGACTTCGCGAAGGAGATCGCGGGTCGCGCCCAGTCGCTGGACGAGCACCTGGACCCGGCCGGCGAGCTGGCGGCGCTCCGGCGGGCCACCTGGCTCGTCGAGCGCGAGTTCGACGCCGAGGTGGTCGTCCAGTCGGCCGAGGCGGCCGACGACGACCTGGTGAAGAAGGCCGCGCCCGGTCGCCCGGGCATCGACATCGAGGCCTGA
- a CDS encoding DUF7535 family protein, which produces MAENEPSNDSILPEPIRSVTPLTGTRPNQSMDVIGWGIFLGLVLLLVPLLPFIIVVWLISKLVEALTPS; this is translated from the coding sequence ATGGCCGAAAACGAACCGTCGAACGACTCGATACTCCCGGAGCCGATCCGGTCGGTGACGCCCCTCACCGGAACACGCCCCAACCAGAGTATGGACGTCATCGGGTGGGGGATCTTCCTCGGGCTGGTGCTCCTCCTGGTGCCCCTGCTCCCTTTCATCATCGTCGTCTGGCTCATCTCGAAACTCGTCGAGGCCCTGACGCCGAGCTAG